The Bradyrhizobium sp. WBAH42 genome includes a window with the following:
- a CDS encoding tetratricopeptide repeat protein: MFSNRFNRWTAAAIALMGTAIATVPGAVLAQTPDHPENTAAQFPTRNDLKSLTGAGSYLAARHASVERDAASAAAFYRSALRTDPKNNELLDRAFISSVADGDIEEAVKLAERILTIDKTNRVARLVVGVHDLKVKKYAAAQTNINQSIRGPITDLVATLLSGWAAYGAGDAKGGVATIDKLAGPEWYPLFKDLHTGMILELSGKEKDAGTRFERAYKLDDSMLRVTEAYARWLSRNKDSAAATNVYQAFDKKLARHPLIQEGLRDTKAGKKMPPLVDSAQAGAAEALYGIGATLTRRGGEDLALVYLQLSLYLQPSHPLALLSLADLYESVKRPQMAIKVYERVPANSPLKRNAQIQLAIDLDSADRTDDAIKILKGVTTEDAKDLEAIMALGNIERGRKRFGECGATYSKGIDVLPAGNDKANSVWYYYRGICEERSKQWAKAEADMKKALELQPDQPHVLNYLGYSWIDQGVNLDEGMKMIKRAVEQRPDDGYIVDSLGWAYYRIGNYEEAVKNLERAIDLKPEDPTINDHLGDAYWRVGRTLEAKFQWSHARDLKPEPEELPKIEAKIAGGLPDDNSNSSAAQAEKKKDDGKGG; the protein is encoded by the coding sequence ATGTTTTCAAATCGTTTCAACCGCTGGACTGCTGCCGCCATCGCCCTCATGGGCACTGCGATCGCGACGGTCCCCGGCGCAGTCCTGGCGCAGACGCCGGATCATCCGGAGAACACGGCGGCGCAATTCCCGACGCGAAACGATCTGAAGTCGCTCACCGGCGCCGGCAGCTATCTCGCCGCCCGCCACGCCAGCGTCGAGCGCGACGCGGCATCGGCCGCAGCATTCTACCGTTCGGCGCTCCGCACCGATCCCAAGAACAACGAGCTGCTCGATCGTGCCTTCATCTCGTCGGTCGCCGACGGCGACATCGAGGAGGCGGTCAAGCTCGCCGAGCGCATCCTCACCATCGACAAGACCAACCGCGTCGCGCGCCTCGTCGTCGGCGTGCATGATCTCAAGGTGAAGAAGTACGCGGCCGCGCAGACCAACATCAACCAGTCGATCCGCGGTCCCATCACCGATCTCGTCGCCACGCTGCTGTCGGGCTGGGCCGCCTATGGTGCGGGCGATGCCAAGGGCGGTGTCGCCACCATCGACAAGCTGGCAGGTCCGGAATGGTACCCGCTGTTCAAGGACCTTCACACCGGCATGATCCTGGAGCTCTCCGGCAAGGAGAAGGACGCCGGCACCCGCTTCGAGCGCGCCTACAAGCTCGACGATTCCATGCTGCGCGTCACCGAGGCCTATGCGCGCTGGCTGTCGCGCAACAAGGATTCCGCCGCGGCCACCAATGTCTATCAGGCTTTCGACAAGAAGCTCGCACGCCATCCGCTGATCCAGGAAGGCCTGCGCGACACCAAGGCCGGCAAGAAGATGCCGCCGCTGGTCGATTCCGCGCAGGCTGGCGCTGCCGAAGCCCTCTACGGCATCGGCGCGACGCTGACCCGCCGCGGCGGCGAGGATCTGGCGCTGGTCTATCTCCAGCTCTCGCTCTACCTGCAGCCGAGCCATCCGCTGGCGCTGCTCTCGCTCGCCGATCTTTATGAATCGGTGAAGCGGCCGCAGATGGCGATCAAGGTCTATGAGCGCGTGCCCGCGAACTCGCCGCTCAAGCGCAACGCGCAGATCCAGCTCGCCATCGATCTCGATTCCGCCGACCGCACCGACGACGCGATCAAGATCCTCAAGGGCGTCACGACGGAGGATGCCAAGGACCTCGAAGCCATCATGGCGCTCGGCAATATCGAGCGCGGCCGCAAGCGCTTTGGCGAGTGCGGCGCGACCTATTCGAAAGGCATCGACGTGCTTCCGGCCGGCAACGACAAGGCCAACAGCGTCTGGTACTATTATCGCGGCATCTGCGAGGAGCGCTCCAAGCAATGGGCCAAGGCCGAGGCCGACATGAAGAAGGCGCTGGAGCTGCAGCCCGACCAGCCGCACGTTCTCAACTATCTCGGTTATTCCTGGATCGACCAGGGCGTGAATCTCGACGAAGGCATGAAGATGATCAAGCGTGCCGTCGAGCAACGTCCCGACGACGGCTACATCGTCGACTCCCTCGGCTGGGCCTATTACCGCATCGGCAATTACGAGGAGGCGGTGAAGAACCTCGAGCGCGCGATCGATCTCAAGCCCGAGGATCCCACCATCAACGACCATCTCGGCGATGCCTATTGGCGCGTCGGCCGCACGCTGGAGGCCAAATTCCAGTGGTCGCATGCGCGCGATCTCAAGCCCGAGCCGGAAGAGCTGCCGAAGATCGAGGCCAAGATCGCTGGTGGCCTTCCCGACGACAATTCGAACTCTTCTGCGGCGCAGGCCGAGAAGAAGAAGGACGACGGCAAGGGCGGTTAA
- a CDS encoding LysE family translocator, whose translation MIETNFGLFLAAALLIAAIPGPGIFYVAARTLSEGRASGFASTAGTALGGLVHVVAGSLGISAILLASAELFAAVKFVGALYLVWLGIKTFRSAGSNLSLGSEPIGDKRAFRDGVLVEALNPKTAAFFLAFIPQFLDPAGSNPTLQFILLGAISVALNTLADVVVVLMASATRAQLIGRPLLMRRLTQGSGVFIASLGLSLALARRPANG comes from the coding sequence ATGATCGAAACGAATTTTGGGCTGTTCCTGGCCGCAGCTCTCCTCATTGCCGCAATTCCAGGCCCCGGCATTTTTTACGTCGCGGCACGAACCTTGTCGGAGGGGCGTGCCAGCGGCTTTGCCTCGACCGCGGGCACGGCGCTGGGCGGATTGGTCCATGTGGTCGCGGGCAGCCTCGGCATCTCCGCCATCCTCCTGGCCAGCGCGGAGCTGTTTGCTGCCGTGAAATTCGTCGGCGCGCTCTATCTGGTCTGGCTCGGCATCAAGACGTTTCGCAGCGCCGGCAGCAACCTGTCGCTTGGGAGCGAGCCCATCGGTGACAAGCGCGCGTTCCGCGACGGCGTGCTGGTCGAGGCGCTCAATCCGAAGACTGCCGCGTTCTTCCTCGCCTTCATTCCGCAGTTTCTCGATCCCGCTGGATCGAACCCGACGCTGCAATTCATCCTGCTGGGTGCGATCTCGGTGGCGTTGAACACGCTCGCCGATGTCGTGGTAGTGCTGATGGCCTCGGCGACGCGCGCGCAGCTGATCGGACGGCCGCTTCTGATGCGGCGCCTCACGCAAGGCTCCGGCGTTTTCATCGCGAGCCTCGGCCTCTCGCTCGCCCTGGCGCGGCGGCCGGCAAATGGCTAG
- a CDS encoding alpha/beta fold hydrolase yields MASAPQDCFYESHGLRLHYADWGNEGAPVAILVHGGRDHCRSWDHIARSLQPHFRVVAPDLRGHGDSDWTKGGSYALTEYVYDLAQLVRSIAAPQVTLIGHSMGGMVSLIFSGAFPERVTKLVVLDGVTMLPDAAKPPVHERIGKWVGQLDRLHDRTPRRYATLEDAAAQMMLHNRRLARDLALDLAMHGARQNEDGSYSWKFDPYQRAAAPHRLWPDDHIELWSRITCPTLLLNAGESFLAGARAAGLERYFQNARVKTIAGAGHWLQHDKPQEVLGEIRRFLGLAEESGD; encoded by the coding sequence ATGGCTAGCGCCCCGCAAGACTGCTTCTATGAATCGCACGGCCTGCGGCTGCATTACGCCGACTGGGGCAACGAGGGCGCACCCGTCGCCATCCTGGTCCACGGCGGTCGCGATCATTGCCGCAGCTGGGATCACATCGCGCGCTCGCTGCAACCGCATTTTCGTGTCGTCGCGCCCGATCTGCGTGGTCATGGCGATTCCGACTGGACGAAAGGCGGCAGCTACGCGCTGACAGAATATGTCTACGATCTCGCGCAGCTGGTTCGCAGCATCGCAGCGCCTCAGGTCACTCTGATCGGCCATTCGATGGGCGGCATGGTGAGCCTGATCTTTTCGGGCGCATTCCCCGAACGGGTCACCAAGCTCGTCGTCCTCGACGGCGTGACCATGTTGCCGGATGCAGCAAAGCCGCCGGTCCATGAGCGCATCGGCAAATGGGTCGGCCAGCTCGACAGACTGCACGACCGCACACCGCGCCGCTATGCGACGCTCGAAGACGCCGCCGCGCAGATGATGCTGCATAACAGGCGCCTCGCCCGCGACCTCGCGCTGGATCTCGCCATGCATGGCGCGCGGCAGAACGAGGACGGCAGCTATAGCTGGAAGTTCGATCCCTACCAGCGCGCCGCTGCGCCGCACCGGCTCTGGCCCGACGATCACATCGAGCTATGGTCGCGCATTACGTGCCCGACATTGCTGCTCAATGCCGGCGAAAGCTTTCTGGCGGGCGCCAGAGCGGCGGGCCTGGAGCGCTATTTCCAGAACGCGCGCGTTAAGACCATCGCCGGGGCGGGACACTGGCTGCAGCACGACAAGCCGCAAGAGGTGTTGGGCGAGATTCGGCGGTTTCTGGGATTGGCTGAGGAAAGCGGCGACTAG
- the fabF gene encoding beta-ketoacyl-ACP synthase II, which produces MRRIVVTGIGAVSPLGCGVELAWRRLLAGQSGLRPLPEWAKALPARIAGLVPDKADDAEGGFDPAHAAAPKDQRKMDRFILFALLATAEAVAQSKWTPQDAGALERTATIIASGVGGFPAMAEAVRITEQRGARRLSPFTIPSFLANLAAGHVSIKYGYKGALGTPVTACAAGVQAIGDAARMIRSGEADVAICGGAEACIDIVSLGGFAAARALSSGFNDEPARASRPFDRNRDGFVMGEGAGILVIEALEHAQARGATPIAEIVGYGTTADAYHMTSGPPDGDGARRAMEIALRQAKLAPADVQHLNAHATSTPAGDESELGAIGALFGRNRGIAVSATKSATGHLLGAAGGLEAIFTVLALRDQIAPPTLNLENPDAGADGIDIVAGHARPMPMRHAISNGFGFGGVNASVIFRRMG; this is translated from the coding sequence ATGCGTCGTATCGTCGTGACGGGAATCGGCGCGGTGTCGCCGCTCGGCTGCGGTGTCGAACTGGCCTGGCGCCGGCTGCTCGCCGGCCAAAGCGGATTGCGCCCGTTGCCGGAATGGGCAAAGGCGCTGCCGGCGCGCATCGCAGGTCTCGTGCCCGACAAGGCCGATGATGCCGAAGGCGGTTTTGATCCGGCGCACGCCGCCGCGCCCAAGGATCAGCGCAAGATGGACCGCTTCATCCTGTTTGCGCTGCTCGCCACGGCGGAAGCCGTCGCGCAGTCCAAATGGACGCCGCAGGATGCAGGCGCGCTGGAACGCACCGCGACGATCATCGCATCCGGCGTCGGCGGCTTTCCGGCCATGGCGGAGGCGGTGCGCATCACCGAGCAGCGCGGCGCGCGCCGGCTGTCGCCGTTCACGATCCCTTCGTTCCTCGCCAATCTCGCCGCCGGCCACGTTTCGATCAAATACGGCTACAAGGGCGCGCTGGGCACGCCCGTCACGGCCTGCGCCGCCGGCGTGCAGGCGATCGGCGATGCCGCGCGCATGATCCGATCAGGCGAAGCAGACGTTGCGATCTGTGGCGGCGCGGAGGCCTGCATCGACATCGTCAGCCTCGGCGGCTTTGCGGCGGCGCGTGCACTATCGAGCGGCTTCAACGACGAGCCCGCGCGCGCCTCGCGTCCGTTCGATCGCAACCGCGACGGTTTCGTCATGGGCGAAGGCGCCGGCATCCTGGTGATCGAGGCGCTGGAGCATGCGCAAGCCCGCGGCGCCACCCCGATCGCCGAGATCGTCGGCTACGGCACGACCGCGGACGCCTATCACATGACGTCGGGGCCGCCGGATGGCGACGGTGCGCGCCGCGCCATGGAGATCGCGCTCCGGCAGGCCAAGCTTGCGCCTGCCGATGTGCAGCACCTCAACGCGCATGCGACCTCGACACCGGCCGGCGACGAGAGCGAGCTTGGCGCCATCGGCGCGCTGTTCGGCCGCAACCGCGGCATTGCCGTCAGCGCGACCAAATCGGCAACGGGTCACCTGCTCGGCGCCGCCGGCGGGCTGGAAGCGATCTTCACCGTGCTCGCGCTGCGCGACCAGATCGCGCCGCCCACGCTCAATCTCGAAAACCCCGATGCGGGCGCTGACGGCATCGACATCGTCGCAGGTCACGCGCGGCCGATGCCGATGCGGCATGCCATCTCCAACGGCTTCGGCTTCGGCGGGGTGAATGCCAGCGTGATCTTCCGCCGGATGGGCTGA
- a CDS encoding helix-turn-helix domain-containing protein, which produces MQPKSPSKLECPVGRAVETVGEWWSILILRDAFQGATKFDEFSQSLGIAPNILSRRLAHLTESGMFVRRRYQERPPRYEYVLTDKARDFFPVIATLLAWGNKHLAPKGASILLANRGDVRPFEPVVVDAVDKRPITLANAVVVAGPRASRGMRARLASLKAMNPAVAPAGD; this is translated from the coding sequence ATGCAGCCCAAATCCCCTTCCAAGCTGGAATGCCCGGTCGGCCGCGCGGTGGAGACGGTCGGCGAATGGTGGAGCATCCTGATTCTGCGCGATGCGTTTCAGGGTGCGACGAAGTTCGACGAGTTCTCGCAAAGCCTCGGCATTGCGCCGAACATCCTGTCGCGGCGGCTTGCGCATCTGACCGAAAGCGGCATGTTCGTGCGTCGCCGCTATCAGGAGCGCCCGCCGCGCTACGAATATGTGCTGACCGACAAGGCGCGGGATTTCTTCCCCGTGATCGCTACGCTGCTGGCCTGGGGCAACAAGCATCTCGCGCCGAAGGGCGCATCCATTCTGCTGGCGAACCGGGGCGACGTCCGCCCGTTCGAGCCGGTCGTGGTCGATGCCGTCGACAAGCGCCCGATCACGCTCGCCAATGCGGTCGTCGTCGCGGGTCCCCGCGCCAGTCGCGGCATGCGCGCGCGGCTCGCTTCGCTCAAAGCCATGAACCCGGCCGTCGCGCCGGCCGGAGACTGA
- a CDS encoding 4-(cytidine 5'-diphospho)-2-C-methyl-D-erythritol kinase codes for MSALIEEGRAKVNLSLRVVGRRADGYHDLESVVAFADCADRLMLEPGDELKLTTTGPLAAACGDTADNLVLKAAKLLAEAVPGLKLGAFALDKVLPVAAGIGGGSADAAAALRLLARLNDLSLDDPRIQKVALATGADVPVCLLSRACDMTGVGEQLLPLALPSMPCVMVNPRVPVATKDVFQALGLRNGELRVGVTDVIRAPAWPEEGGSISDWVEVLDTVGNDLEAPALRIEPVIGEVLEALRSSASVKLARMSGSGATCFAIYGAPAEAHAAAEKIRRDHPGWWVHAGTLS; via the coding sequence ATGTCGGCGTTGATTGAAGAGGGGCGGGCGAAGGTCAATTTGAGCCTTCGCGTCGTCGGCCGTCGTGCCGATGGCTATCATGATCTCGAAAGCGTGGTCGCGTTCGCCGACTGCGCCGACCGGCTGATGCTGGAGCCGGGCGACGAGCTGAAGCTGACCACGACGGGGCCGCTGGCTGCCGCCTGCGGCGATACCGCCGACAATTTGGTGCTCAAGGCGGCCAAGCTGCTGGCCGAAGCCGTCCCTGGGCTGAAGCTGGGCGCCTTCGCGCTCGACAAGGTGCTCCCCGTTGCGGCCGGCATCGGCGGCGGCTCGGCGGATGCCGCGGCCGCGCTGCGGCTCCTGGCGCGTCTCAACGATCTGTCGCTCGACGATCCCCGCATTCAGAAGGTCGCGCTCGCGACCGGCGCCGACGTGCCGGTGTGCCTGCTCTCGCGCGCCTGCGACATGACCGGCGTCGGCGAGCAGCTGCTGCCGCTCGCGCTGCCGAGCATGCCCTGCGTCATGGTCAATCCGCGCGTGCCGGTTGCCACCAAGGACGTGTTCCAGGCGCTGGGCCTGCGCAACGGCGAACTCCGCGTTGGCGTCACCGACGTCATCCGCGCGCCGGCCTGGCCGGAGGAGGGCGGCTCGATTTCCGATTGGGTCGAGGTTCTCGACACCGTCGGCAACGACCTCGAGGCGCCTGCGCTGCGCATCGAGCCTGTGATCGGCGAGGTGCTGGAAGCCTTGCGCTCCTCCGCCAGCGTCAAGCTCGCCCGCATGTCCGGCTCCGGGGCGACGTGCTTTGCGATCTACGGCGCGCCTGCCGAGGCGCATGCCGCCGCTGAAAAGATCCGCCGCGATCACCCCGGCTGGTGGGTGCATGCGGGCACGTTGAGCTAG
- a CDS encoding electron transfer flavoprotein-ubiquinone oxidoreductase — protein sequence MSTEELPPRESMEFDVVIVGAGPSGLAAAIRLKQLNADVNVVVVEKGSEVGAHILSGAVIDPAGLDKLIPDWREDADCPLKTQVKDDRFYWMTGGGAIKLPNFMMPPLMDNHHCYIGSLGNVCRWLARKAEALGVEIYPGFAAAEVLYDEEGKVKGIATGDMGIGRDGKPKDSYTRGMELLGKYTLFAEGARGSLTKQLINKFALDAKSEPPKFGIGLKEVWQIDPAKHQKGLIQHSFGWPLDLKTGGGSFLYHYDDNLVAVGFVVHLNYDDPYLSPFDEFQRFKTHPSIRGTFEGAKRLAYGARAITEGGYQSVPKLSFPGGALIGCAAGFVNVPRIKGVHNAMGTGMLAAEHVAAALAADRANDELVEYENAWRSSSVGKDLFVVRNVKPLWSKFGTVLGVALGGFDMWCNTLFGASLFGTQSHVKPDRATLDPAKSYAPRTYPKPDGKITFDKLSSVFLSNTNHEEDQPIHLKVTDMNLQKTSEHDVYAGPSNRYCPAGVYEWIEEGSGPRFQINAQNCVHCKTCDVKDPNGNITWVPPEGGGGPNYEAM from the coding sequence ATGAGCACCGAAGAACTTCCCCCGCGCGAATCCATGGAATTCGACGTCGTCATCGTCGGCGCCGGCCCGTCGGGTCTGGCGGCCGCGATCCGGCTGAAGCAGCTCAATGCTGATGTCAATGTGGTCGTGGTGGAGAAGGGCTCCGAGGTTGGTGCGCACATCCTCTCGGGCGCCGTCATTGATCCCGCGGGCCTCGACAAGCTGATCCCGGACTGGCGCGAGGATGCCGACTGCCCGCTGAAGACGCAGGTCAAGGACGATCGCTTCTACTGGATGACCGGCGGCGGCGCGATCAAGCTGCCGAATTTCATGATGCCGCCGCTGATGGACAATCATCACTGCTACATCGGCTCGCTCGGCAATGTCTGCCGCTGGCTGGCGCGCAAGGCCGAAGCGCTCGGCGTCGAGATCTATCCGGGCTTTGCGGCGGCCGAGGTGCTCTATGACGAGGAGGGCAAGGTCAAGGGCATCGCCACCGGCGACATGGGCATCGGCCGCGACGGCAAGCCGAAGGATTCCTACACCCGCGGCATGGAATTGCTCGGCAAGTACACGCTGTTCGCCGAAGGCGCCCGAGGCAGCCTGACCAAGCAGCTCATCAACAAATTCGCCCTCGATGCCAAGAGCGAGCCGCCGAAGTTCGGCATCGGCCTCAAGGAGGTCTGGCAGATTGATCCCGCCAAGCACCAGAAGGGCTTGATCCAGCATTCATTCGGCTGGCCGCTTGACCTCAAGACCGGTGGCGGCTCGTTCCTTTATCACTACGACGACAATCTCGTCGCGGTCGGCTTCGTCGTGCATCTGAACTACGACGATCCCTATCTATCGCCGTTCGACGAATTCCAGCGCTTCAAGACCCATCCCTCGATCCGCGGCACGTTCGAAGGCGCCAAACGGCTCGCCTACGGCGCGCGCGCGATCACCGAGGGCGGCTATCAGTCGGTGCCGAAGCTGAGCTTCCCCGGCGGCGCGCTGATCGGCTGCGCGGCCGGGTTCGTCAACGTGCCGCGCATCAAGGGCGTGCACAATGCGATGGGCACCGGCATGCTGGCTGCCGAACATGTTGCGGCCGCGCTCGCCGCCGACCGCGCCAATGACGAGCTCGTCGAATACGAGAACGCCTGGCGCTCCTCATCGGTCGGCAAGGACCTGTTCGTGGTCCGCAACGTCAAGCCATTGTGGTCGAAATTCGGCACCGTGCTCGGCGTCGCGCTGGGCGGCTTCGACATGTGGTGCAATACGCTGTTCGGCGCCTCGCTGTTTGGCACGCAGTCGCACGTCAAGCCCGACCGCGCCACGCTCGATCCGGCCAAGAGCTACGCGCCCAGGACCTACCCGAAGCCCGACGGCAAGATCACGTTCGACAAGCTGTCCTCGGTGTTCCTGTCCAACACCAATCACGAGGAGGATCAGCCGATCCATCTGAAGGTCACCGACATGAACCTTCAGAAGACCTCAGAGCACGACGTCTACGCCGGTCCCTCGAATCGCTATTGCCCGGCTGGCGTCTATGAATGGATCGAGGAGGGCTCCGGTCCGCGCTTCCAGATCAACGCCCAGAACTGCGTCCACTGCAAGACCTGCGACGTGAAGGACCCCAACGGCAACATCACCTGGGTTCCCCCGGAAGGTGGTGGCGGCCCGAACTACGAGGCGATGTGA
- a CDS encoding glycosyltransferase family 39 protein gives MRFTSLVIELIRARPRLIVWIAVLLQAAMWLFVALVFYRSPPGTLAALLAFGREYQVGTDLGPPLPIWLADIAYRAAGGHMFGVYVLAELCEIATFIALYHLSRAVVGSQQAVLAVLLTMTVLAFSSSALDFGPLILARPLWALLLLHSWQIIGQRRGNAWFAWSIEAGLLLLTTPAAIFLLLLIVVFAVSTAGGRRTLRGLDPLFALIVVAVLALPYAVWLMRAETLTLPALPQVAELNARALHAAWLFGGLVLGAAAIPALTFLNTGVVAGKGEEPPIIYRPPVEPLARNFVYFFAFALPLGAVLISGLLGLESVVGGPGVVLIMSGLAVVVAAGDLIAMRRARMLRMVWAAAVAAPAAGVVLAILFLPWTGANEIATSMPARAISDFFDESFARRTNHRLRAVAGETQLASLIALHSGRPHLFIDADPARTPWMNPTKFSETGGVVVWRASDTAGTPPPEILKRFPGIVPEVPRAFEWLVTGRQQLLRIGWAIVRPKGT, from the coding sequence ATGCGGTTTACCTCCCTGGTCATCGAGCTCATTCGCGCCCGGCCGCGGCTGATCGTGTGGATCGCCGTGCTGCTGCAGGCCGCCATGTGGCTGTTCGTGGCGCTGGTGTTCTACCGCAGCCCGCCCGGCACCCTCGCGGCCCTCTTGGCCTTCGGCAGGGAATACCAGGTCGGCACTGATCTCGGCCCGCCGCTGCCAATCTGGCTCGCCGACATCGCCTATCGCGCCGCCGGCGGCCACATGTTCGGTGTTTACGTACTCGCCGAGCTCTGCGAGATCGCGACATTCATCGCGCTCTATCATCTCTCCCGCGCCGTGGTCGGCTCGCAGCAGGCGGTGCTCGCCGTGCTCCTGACCATGACGGTGCTGGCGTTCTCCTCCTCGGCGCTGGACTTCGGCCCGCTGATCCTGGCGCGGCCGCTCTGGGCGCTCTTGCTGCTGCACTCCTGGCAGATCATCGGCCAGCGCCGCGGCAATGCCTGGTTCGCCTGGTCGATCGAAGCCGGCCTGCTGCTGCTGACGACGCCCGCCGCGATCTTCCTGCTGCTGCTGATCGTCGTCTTCGCGGTCTCGACCGCCGGCGGTCGTCGGACGCTGCGCGGGCTCGATCCGCTGTTCGCGCTGATCGTGGTCGCCGTGCTGGCGCTGCCCTATGCGGTCTGGCTGATGCGTGCGGAGACGCTGACGCTGCCGGCCTTGCCGCAAGTCGCCGAGCTCAACGCGCGCGCGCTGCATGCGGCCTGGCTGTTCGGCGGGCTGGTGCTCGGGGCGGCAGCGATCCCGGCGCTGACCTTTCTCAACACCGGGGTGGTCGCCGGCAAGGGCGAGGAGCCGCCGATCATCTACCGCCCGCCGGTCGAGCCGCTCGCGCGCAACTTCGTCTATTTCTTCGCGTTCGCTCTGCCGCTCGGTGCGGTGCTGATCTCCGGCCTGCTGGGGCTCGAGTCCGTGGTCGGCGGCCCCGGCGTCGTGCTGATCATGTCGGGGCTTGCCGTGGTCGTCGCGGCCGGCGATCTCATCGCGATGCGTCGCGCGCGGATGCTGCGCATGGTCTGGGCCGCCGCCGTCGCCGCGCCCGCCGCCGGCGTCGTGCTCGCCATCCTGTTCCTGCCCTGGACGGGCGCCAACGAAATTGCGACCTCGATGCCGGCGCGCGCGATCTCTGATTTCTTCGACGAGAGCTTCGCCCGCCGCACCAACCATCGCCTGCGGGCCGTCGCCGGCGAAACCCAGCTCGCCAGCCTGATCGCGCTGCATTCCGGCCGGCCGCATCTGTTCATCGACGCCGACCCCGCGCGTACGCCGTGGATGAACCCGACCAAGTTCAGCGAGACCGGCGGCGTCGTGGTCTGGCGCGCCTCCGACACCGCCGGCACCCCGCCGCCGGAGATCCTCAAGCGCTTCCCCGGCATCGTGCCGGAAGTGCCGCGCGCCTTCGAATGGCTGGTGACCGGCCGCCAGCAGCTCCTGCGCATCGGCTGGGCCATCGTGCGGCCGAAGGGGACGTGA
- a CDS encoding uracil-DNA glycosylase family protein: MIPEPAPTVRELLAFYLEAGVDCALAEEPIDRLAEIDTPPPSPRAAPPAEAPRPVAAPAVMRGEAAPAPEVAIASAREAARTAPTLEALRELMQNFEGCALKHTATRLVFADGNPQARIMFVGEAPGRDEDIEGLPFVGRSGKLLDLMIGAIGLNRTTAYIANVIPWRPPGNRTPTPQETQICLPFIERQIELVNPDVLVTLGNPSTQTLLGTREGIMRTRGRWFDYDTGQRVIRALPTFHPAYLLRSPAYKRLAWQDLRSIAKALAGA; this comes from the coding sequence ATGATCCCCGAACCCGCACCCACCGTCCGAGAGCTGCTCGCCTTCTATCTGGAGGCCGGTGTCGACTGCGCGCTTGCGGAGGAGCCGATAGACCGCCTGGCGGAAATCGATACGCCGCCACCCAGTCCGCGCGCGGCCCCGCCAGCCGAGGCGCCGCGCCCGGTCGCTGCGCCCGCGGTCATGCGCGGGGAAGCTGCGCCTGCACCGGAGGTCGCCATCGCCTCGGCACGCGAGGCCGCCCGCACCGCGCCGACCCTGGAGGCGCTGCGCGAGCTGATGCAGAATTTCGAGGGCTGCGCGTTGAAGCACACGGCGACGCGGCTGGTGTTCGCCGACGGCAATCCGCAGGCGCGCATCATGTTCGTCGGCGAGGCGCCCGGCCGCGACGAGGACATCGAGGGACTGCCTTTCGTCGGGCGCAGCGGCAAGCTGCTCGATCTGATGATCGGAGCCATCGGCCTCAACCGCACCACCGCCTACATCGCCAACGTCATTCCCTGGCGGCCGCCCGGCAACCGCACGCCGACGCCGCAGGAGACGCAAATCTGCCTGCCCTTCATCGAGCGCCAGATCGAGTTGGTGAACCCCGACGTGCTGGTGACGCTCGGCAATCCCTCGACGCAGACGTTGCTGGGAACGCGCGAAGGCATCATGCGGACGCGCGGGCGCTGGTTCGACTACGACACCGGCCAGCGGGTGATCCGCGCGCTGCCGACGTTCCACCCGGCCTATCTCTTGCGCTCGCCGGCCTACAAGCGGCTGGCCTGGCAGGACCTGCGATCGATCGCGAAGGCACTGGCGGGGGCGTGA